Proteins encoded by one window of Cylindrospermum stagnale PCC 7417:
- a CDS encoding J domain-containing protein has product MTQTAVNQNGVTVQRSEPTYYSLLGLHPSASVIDIRRAYRELSKRYHPDTTELPATIATAKFQQINEAYATLSSPERRLSYDLKIGYSRFGVIQAPSDLNHPVSHPYNWSKSAYLDPSDRPLSAGEIFALFMLVLTFLGCALLAIAIGLTRGEAAFQPQLLPAITTAQQQITHLLPLILPL; this is encoded by the coding sequence GTGACTCAAACAGCCGTGAATCAGAATGGGGTAACGGTACAACGTAGTGAACCAACTTATTACTCCTTGCTAGGACTGCATCCCTCAGCATCGGTAATCGATATTCGCCGTGCTTATCGGGAACTAAGCAAACGCTATCACCCTGATACTACAGAATTACCTGCTACTATTGCTACCGCCAAATTTCAGCAAATCAACGAGGCTTACGCCACTTTGAGTAGCCCAGAACGGCGGTTAAGCTATGATTTAAAAATTGGCTATTCGCGTTTTGGGGTGATTCAAGCACCCTCAGATTTGAACCATCCTGTTTCCCATCCCTATAACTGGTCGAAGTCAGCTTACCTCGACCCTAGCGATCGCCCTTTGTCAGCGGGGGAGATTTTTGCTTTGTTTATGCTGGTGTTGACGTTTTTGGGTTGTGCGCTATTAGCGATCGCGATCGGCCTAACTCGTGGTGAAGCCGCCTTTCAACCACAACTCCTGCCAGCAATCACCACTGCACAACAGCAGATTACCCATTTATTGCCACTAATTCTCCCGCTGTAA
- a CDS encoding ribbon-helix-helix domain-containing protein yields MPTARSANCFAIHYYCNGNIITMPMVKVNLNVRVEQLEMEILEQYAKQAGRTKTDIIREYIRNLNVHSSSPNNTD; encoded by the coding sequence ATGCCTACAGCACGCTCCGCGAACTGCTTTGCCATCCACTATTATTGTAATGGAAATATCATTACAATGCCAATGGTAAAAGTAAATTTAAATGTCCGCGTAGAGCAATTGGAGATGGAAATATTAGAGCAATACGCAAAACAAGCAGGAAGAACCAAAACAGATATTATTCGTGAATATATTCGGAATTTAAATGTTCATTCCTCATCGCCCAACAACACTGATTAA
- a CDS encoding DUF3143 domain-containing protein — MSLLPSETPLYNHPLPQIEQWLKNQGCQQDEAELHCWHLLRPSWKAELWLDIEQVTVRYIQAGDNGQDIQRSFKYSLSREDIEQAVFSGP, encoded by the coding sequence ATGTCTCTACTTCCCTCAGAAACCCCGCTGTATAACCATCCTCTGCCACAAATTGAACAGTGGCTAAAAAACCAAGGCTGTCAACAAGATGAGGCTGAACTACATTGCTGGCATCTGCTGCGACCTAGTTGGAAAGCCGAACTCTGGCTTGATATCGAGCAAGTCACAGTGCGATATATCCAAGCTGGAGACAATGGGCAAGATATCCAACGCTCGTTTAAATATTCTCTCAGTCGGGAAGATATAGAACAAGCAGTTTTTTCTGGCCCCTAA
- the rimI gene encoding ribosomal protein S18-alanine N-acetyltransferase, with amino-acid sequence MSLSNLKIQFLTLEHLTQLLELDQACFGGLWSLAGYQRELESPNSHLLGLFSPLTGSRLLGMGCFWSILEEAHITILAVHPQYHRQGLGAALLYSLMKTARNLGLERATLEVRASNAGAICLYEKFGFKTAGRRRRYYQDNNEDALILWRSDLQQPEFAATLAHWHTIVSDRASGCCCPIIPKG; translated from the coding sequence GTGAGTCTATCAAATTTAAAAATTCAATTTTTGACCCTAGAGCATTTGACCCAATTGCTGGAACTGGATCAAGCCTGTTTTGGCGGTTTGTGGTCGCTAGCAGGCTACCAAAGAGAGTTGGAGAGTCCTAACAGTCATTTGCTTGGTTTATTTTCCCCTCTCACCGGCTCCAGGCTGTTGGGAATGGGTTGCTTTTGGTCAATTTTAGAAGAGGCGCACATTACAATTTTGGCGGTTCATCCCCAATATCACCGTCAAGGCTTGGGTGCGGCTTTACTATATTCTCTGATGAAGACAGCGAGGAATCTTGGTTTGGAGCGAGCTACTCTTGAAGTCAGAGCATCCAACGCGGGGGCAATCTGTTTGTATGAAAAATTTGGCTTCAAAACGGCTGGGCGGCGACGGCGTTACTACCAAGATAATAATGAAGATGCTCTGATTCTTTGGCGTTCAGATTTACAACAGCCAGAATTTGCCGCAACTTTGGCTCACTGGCATACCATAGTTAGCGATCGCGCGAGCGGGTGCTGTTGCCCAATCATCCCAAAAGGATAG
- the cdaA gene encoding diadenylate cyclase CdaA: MRDWWKQWLINLGWSQSLLLGTLDIVLVLALTYMILVIISERRTLWMVRGFIVLMLASALSGRLGLPLLNFVLEKLVIGCAVAMAVALQSEFRRFLEQLGRGEFRHLFQPSSLAVPKSDSVIDEIIDAVKELSKNRIGALLILETTGPIDERDFSVPGVKLNAEVSKELIQTIFQPKTLLHDGATLIRGSRIVASGIILPLSGRTASRQLGTRHRAAMGITERVENCICVVVSEETGSISLAERGTLYRPLTIRKLKESLEARLSPTVDREAVAPGLLSLVRQIGGKALALVSRLLRLPSTASRNKK, from the coding sequence ATGAGAGATTGGTGGAAGCAATGGCTGATAAACCTGGGATGGTCACAGTCCTTGCTGCTTGGGACTCTGGATATCGTGTTAGTGCTAGCGCTAACGTACATGATACTAGTGATCATCAGTGAGCGCCGGACACTGTGGATGGTGCGGGGATTTATTGTCTTGATGCTCGCCTCAGCGCTAAGTGGCAGATTGGGGCTACCCCTGCTAAACTTTGTCCTGGAAAAATTGGTGATTGGCTGCGCTGTAGCGATGGCGGTAGCGCTTCAGTCAGAGTTTCGGCGATTTTTAGAACAATTGGGACGTGGCGAATTCCGGCACTTGTTTCAACCATCCAGTCTGGCAGTACCCAAGTCTGATAGTGTGATTGATGAAATTATCGATGCAGTTAAAGAACTGTCTAAAAATCGGATTGGCGCTTTGCTAATTTTGGAAACGACGGGCCCAATTGATGAGCGAGATTTTTCTGTGCCAGGCGTCAAGCTGAATGCGGAGGTTTCTAAGGAACTGATACAGACAATTTTTCAGCCGAAAACTCTGTTACATGATGGGGCGACGTTGATTCGTGGCTCGCGGATCGTGGCATCGGGTATAATCTTACCACTCTCGGGACGCACAGCCTCGCGCCAGTTGGGAACACGCCACCGGGCGGCGATGGGAATTACTGAGCGGGTCGAAAATTGCATTTGTGTCGTTGTATCAGAAGAAACGGGTTCTATTTCCTTAGCGGAACGGGGAACCCTATACAGACCACTGACGATTAGGAAGCTGAAAGAGTCTTTAGAGGCTCGATTGTCGCCAACTGTGGATCGGGAAGCTGTAGCACCTGGTTTGTTAAGTTTGGTTCGTCAGATTGGTGGTAAGGCACTAGCACTGGTTTCACGTTTACTCAGACTCCCATCGACCGCTTCTCGAAATAAAAAATGA
- the lysA gene encoding diaminopimelate decarboxylase yields MVSTHATGVQHSGSQYLPQRPNTTANFSPNQELLPLTARVNHHDLLEIGGCDVTTLVHSFGSPLYILDEDTLRSACRQYRDTFGQYYKGESQVLYASKAWNCLAVCAIVASEGLGIDVVSGGELYTALNAGVSPSKLYLHGNNKSREELVLAIESGCTIVVDNWHELHTLVALAENSPAIRIMLRLTPGIECHTHEYIRTGHLDSKFGFDPNDLNEVFAFVSQQQSLNCVGVHAHIGSQIFERQPHRDLAAVMVQWLRDAAKYGLTVTELNVGGGLGIKYTESDDPPSIEEWAKAICEVVQSACAVENLPLPKLLCEPGRSLIATACVTAYTIGSAKTIPEIRTYVAIDGGMSDNPRPITYQSVYRAVVANKMSAPLTETVTLAGKHCESGDILIKNAQLPKTQPGDILVVMGTGAYNYSMASNYNRLPRPAAVLVANGEANMILQRETYQDLIRQDCLPERLKK; encoded by the coding sequence ATGGTATCCACTCACGCCACTGGGGTTCAACATTCTGGTAGTCAGTATTTGCCTCAAAGGCCCAACACCACCGCAAATTTTTCGCCTAATCAGGAACTTCTACCTTTAACAGCCAGAGTTAATCATCATGACTTACTGGAAATTGGTGGGTGTGATGTCACAACCCTAGTTCATTCGTTTGGTTCGCCTTTGTATATTTTAGACGAAGACACCCTGCGTTCGGCTTGTCGGCAATATCGGGATACATTCGGGCAATACTACAAAGGTGAATCTCAGGTATTGTATGCTTCCAAGGCCTGGAATTGTTTAGCAGTTTGTGCGATCGTCGCCTCAGAAGGGTTAGGAATAGATGTAGTTTCTGGGGGTGAACTTTACACAGCCCTGAATGCAGGTGTAAGTCCGAGTAAACTTTACCTGCACGGGAATAATAAATCTCGTGAAGAGCTAGTTTTAGCGATCGAATCAGGTTGCACGATTGTCGTCGATAACTGGCATGAATTACATACCTTGGTAGCCTTGGCGGAAAACTCTCCAGCAATTCGCATCATGCTGCGGCTAACTCCAGGGATTGAGTGTCATACTCACGAATATATTCGCACGGGACATTTAGATAGTAAATTTGGCTTTGACCCCAATGATCTCAATGAGGTTTTTGCCTTTGTCAGTCAACAACAGAGCTTAAACTGTGTGGGGGTACACGCCCATATTGGTTCCCAAATTTTTGAACGTCAACCGCATCGCGATCTAGCTGCTGTGATGGTGCAATGGTTGCGGGATGCGGCGAAGTATGGACTAACAGTGACAGAGTTAAACGTTGGTGGCGGTTTAGGGATTAAGTATACAGAATCAGACGATCCCCCCAGCATCGAAGAGTGGGCAAAGGCGATTTGTGAAGTGGTTCAATCCGCTTGTGCAGTCGAAAATCTGCCTTTACCAAAGTTACTGTGTGAACCAGGGCGATCGCTAATTGCCACAGCCTGTGTTACCGCCTACACTATCGGTTCTGCCAAAACTATTCCCGAAATTCGCACCTACGTAGCCATTGATGGAGGAATGTCAGATAATCCTCGCCCAATTACTTACCAATCAGTTTATCGGGCAGTAGTTGCGAATAAAATGTCTGCTCCCCTCACAGAAACAGTCACATTGGCTGGTAAACATTGTGAATCAGGGGATATTCTGATTAAAAATGCCCAACTGCCAAAAACTCAACCGGGAGATATTCTCGTCGTTATGGGAACTGGTGCATACAATTACAGTATGGCATCTAACTACAACCGCCTGCCCCGACCTGCGGCTGTTTTAGTGGCGAACGGCGAAGCAAATATGATTTTGCAACGTGAAACTTATCAAGACTTGATTCGACAAGATTGCCTACCAGAAAGACTTAAAAAATAG
- a CDS encoding Uma2 family endonuclease — translation MTVTQNIEPGLDVIFPPGNIESYEPPLESSLHLQQLLLLIKCLDWWWHDINKFNNYFAAGNMSVYYSPRQIKTKDFRGPDFFLVLDTENKPRNSWVVWEEGGKYPNLIIELLSPSTAATDKGLKKQIYQDIFRTPEYFWFDPQSLEFAGFILLGGTYQPIEPNPQGLLWSQQLNLHLGVHEGKLRYFTPEAQLMLTPEEYGVQEKERAEQEKERAERLAAKLRELNIDPESL, via the coding sequence ATGACCGTAACCCAAAATATTGAACCCGGTTTAGATGTAATATTTCCTCCAGGAAATATAGAAAGTTACGAACCACCCTTAGAATCATCTCTACATCTACAACAACTGCTTCTACTAATTAAATGCCTAGATTGGTGGTGGCACGATATAAATAAATTTAATAACTATTTTGCCGCAGGTAACATGAGTGTTTACTATAGTCCTCGGCAAATTAAAACCAAAGACTTTCGTGGGCCAGATTTTTTCTTGGTGTTGGATACAGAAAACAAACCGCGTAACAGTTGGGTAGTTTGGGAAGAAGGCGGTAAATATCCCAACTTAATTATAGAATTGCTTTCTCCTTCCACTGCGGCCACTGACAAAGGTTTGAAAAAACAAATTTATCAAGATATTTTCCGCACACCTGAATATTTCTGGTTTGATCCTCAAAGTTTAGAATTTGCTGGTTTTATCTTGCTTGGTGGTACATATCAACCTATAGAACCAAATCCTCAAGGTTTATTGTGGAGTCAGCAGCTAAATTTACACTTGGGTGTGCATGAAGGTAAGTTGCGTTATTTCACCCCAGAAGCACAGTTAATGTTGACACCAGAAGAATACGGGGTACAAGAAAAAGAACGTGCAGAACAAGAAAAAGAACGTGCAGAACGTTTAGCGGCAAAACTAAGAGAATTGAATATTGACCCTGAGAGTTTATAA
- the uppS gene encoding polyprenyl diphosphate synthase, which yields MTTEQTELQSLPSDLKPELLPKHVAVIMDGNGRWAKRQGLPRIMGHKRGVDALKDLLRCCKDWGIQALTAYAFSTENWKRPQEEVDFLMTLFQRVLRQELREMVDENVQIQFVGNLQALPRSLQQEISRSMAETKNNRAIRFTVATNYGGRQEILQACRAIAEKVQQGLLKPDEISEEVFERHLYTAGITDPDLLIRTSGEMRLSNFLLWQMAYGEIYITDTLWPDFDRVEFHRALSAYQQRERRFGKV from the coding sequence ATGACTACTGAACAAACTGAACTGCAATCTCTGCCCTCCGATTTAAAACCAGAACTACTGCCTAAGCATGTTGCGGTGATTATGGATGGCAATGGTCGATGGGCTAAACGTCAAGGTCTTCCTCGAATTATGGGTCATAAACGGGGAGTAGATGCTCTGAAGGATTTGCTCCGTTGTTGTAAGGATTGGGGAATTCAGGCACTGACGGCCTATGCTTTTTCGACGGAGAACTGGAAAAGACCGCAGGAAGAGGTGGATTTTTTGATGACTCTGTTCCAGAGAGTTTTACGCCAAGAATTACGGGAAATGGTCGATGAGAATGTTCAAATTCAGTTTGTGGGAAATTTGCAGGCGCTGCCGCGATCGCTTCAACAGGAAATTTCCCGTTCAATGGCAGAAACTAAAAATAATCGTGCTATCCGGTTCACAGTAGCCACAAATTATGGTGGACGGCAGGAGATTTTACAAGCTTGTCGGGCGATCGCCGAAAAAGTCCAGCAAGGTCTACTAAAACCTGATGAAATTTCCGAAGAAGTGTTTGAACGCCACCTGTACACAGCAGGAATTACTGACCCAGATTTGTTAATTCGGACTAGCGGGGAAATGCGCCTCTCGAATTTTCTCCTCTGGCAAATGGCTTACGGCGAAATTTATATCACCGATACTCTCTGGCCAGATTTTGACCGTGTTGAGTTTCATCGTGCTTTATCTGCTTACCAGCAACGGGAACGCCGATTTGGGAAAGTTTAA
- a CDS encoding type II toxin-antitoxin system prevent-host-death family antitoxin, whose protein sequence is MNIRINLENIQTLTDFKRNAKDYVERIKSTKSPLILTVNGKAEVVVHEAQAFQQMLDHIQSLEEELQKLKLATLQQEINIGIKQLDSGDYTEYNEETLSAFLEDIKTRGQQKLTQNDIV, encoded by the coding sequence ATGAATATCAGAATCAATCTGGAAAATATTCAAACTCTCACCGACTTTAAGCGCAATGCTAAGGACTACGTAGAGCGCATCAAGTCCACAAAGTCCCCACTTATACTAACTGTCAACGGCAAAGCTGAGGTTGTGGTACATGAAGCCCAAGCATTTCAGCAAATGCTAGATCACATCCAGAGTCTTGAGGAAGAACTGCAAAAACTCAAATTGGCAACATTACAACAGGAAATCAATATCGGCATTAAACAGCTTGATAGTGGTGATTATACTGAATATAACGAAGAGACGCTTTCGGCTTTTCTTGAAGATATTAAAACACGGGGACAACAAAAATTGACTCAGAATGATATTGTATGA